One genomic window of Arthrobacter sp. KBS0703 includes the following:
- the manD gene encoding D-mannonate dehydratase ManD, which translates to MKITDARVVVSSPGRNYVTLVIETEDGVTGIGDATLNGRELAVASYLSEHLCPLLIGRDARRIEDAWQYFYKGAYWRRGPVTMTAIAAIDVALWDIKGKVAGMPVYELLGGAAREGVMVYGHASGSTLQDLSADFQHHLDLGYKAIRAQAAVPGLEKTYGIAPVDGRTYEPASDNVPQEDMWETTSYLDFAPKMMAHVREEFGYGVHVLHDVHHRLTPIEAGRLGASLEQYRPFWIEDPTPAEDQSAFRLIRQHTTTPIAVGEVFNSIWDCQQLISERLIDYIRTSVSHAGGITHLRRIFSLADLYGVRSGSHGAGDLSPVSFAAALHVDMSIPNFGVQEYMGHRDPAGEVFKTSYTFTDGYMHPGEAPGIGVEFNEEAAAAFPFDPKYLPINRRLDGSVHDW; encoded by the coding sequence GTGAAGATCACCGACGCACGGGTAGTGGTTTCGTCGCCAGGACGGAATTACGTCACGCTCGTTATTGAAACCGAGGACGGCGTGACCGGCATCGGCGACGCCACGCTCAACGGCCGCGAGCTGGCTGTCGCGTCCTATCTCTCCGAGCACCTGTGCCCGCTGCTGATCGGCCGCGACGCACGCCGCATCGAAGACGCGTGGCAGTACTTCTATAAGGGCGCCTACTGGCGCCGCGGGCCGGTGACCATGACCGCGATCGCTGCGATCGACGTCGCGCTGTGGGACATCAAGGGCAAGGTGGCCGGCATGCCGGTCTACGAACTCCTGGGCGGGGCGGCGCGCGAGGGCGTCATGGTCTACGGGCACGCCAGCGGCTCAACGCTGCAGGACCTGAGCGCCGATTTCCAGCACCACCTGGACCTCGGTTACAAAGCCATCCGGGCGCAGGCTGCCGTGCCGGGGCTGGAAAAGACCTACGGGATCGCCCCGGTGGACGGCAGGACCTACGAGCCGGCCAGCGACAACGTCCCGCAGGAGGATATGTGGGAAACCACGTCCTACCTGGACTTCGCGCCGAAGATGATGGCGCACGTTCGCGAGGAGTTCGGCTACGGCGTGCACGTCCTGCACGATGTGCACCACCGGCTGACGCCAATCGAGGCCGGCCGGCTGGGCGCCTCGCTCGAGCAGTACCGCCCGTTCTGGATCGAGGATCCGACGCCGGCCGAGGACCAGTCGGCGTTCCGCCTGATCCGCCAGCACACCACCACGCCCATTGCCGTGGGCGAGGTATTCAACTCGATCTGGGACTGCCAGCAGCTGATCTCCGAACGCCTGATCGACTACATCCGCACGTCCGTATCGCACGCCGGCGGCATCACCCACCTGCGCCGCATCTTCTCGCTCGCGGACCTGTACGGCGTCCGGTCCGGCTCGCACGGCGCGGGTGACCTCTCGCCCGTTTCCTTCGCCGCGGCCCTGCACGTGGACATGAGCATTCCGAACTTCGGCGTGCAGGAATACATGGGCCACCGGGACCCTGCGGGCGAGGTCTTCAAGACGTCCTACACCTTCACCGACGGCTACATGCACCCCGGTGAGGCCCCGGGCATCGGCGTCGAGTTCAACGAGGAGGCGGCTGCCGCCTTCCCGTTCGACCCGAAGTACCTGCCCATCAACCGCCGGCTCGACGGGTCGGTGCACGACTGGTGA
- a CDS encoding L-idonate 5-dehydrogenase, with protein sequence MKAVVVHGANDLRIDDRPEPVAGPGEVVLDVEWGGICGSDLSYWRHGASGTAALKAPLVLGHEVAGRIAQLGAGVENLDVGQPVTVHPAELVGDGTMPERLTGRTNLYPQIRYFGSAAFDPHTDGGFSERKLARASQIRPLPDGVDTLHGALAEPLAVAMHAVSRAGSLAGRDILVNGAGPIGSLVIAAAKYAGARAVIATDINDASLRIAKAMGADEVLNVSGGGALPQDMELVFEATGIPAVLGGVLRATARGGTLVQVGNLPGAPAPAALGDLVTREITWIGSYRFVDEIGDALRAMADGLDVSPVITHKFGIDQAEEAMRVSADPSAGSSKVMLRLSPTE encoded by the coding sequence ATGAAAGCCGTCGTAGTCCACGGAGCCAACGACCTCCGCATCGACGACCGCCCCGAGCCCGTTGCCGGGCCGGGGGAGGTAGTGCTCGACGTCGAATGGGGCGGCATCTGCGGATCTGACCTTTCGTATTGGCGCCACGGCGCCTCGGGGACGGCGGCGCTGAAGGCGCCGCTGGTCCTCGGCCATGAGGTGGCCGGCCGGATCGCCCAGTTGGGTGCCGGCGTCGAAAACCTCGACGTCGGCCAGCCGGTTACCGTGCACCCCGCGGAGCTCGTGGGGGACGGGACCATGCCAGAACGCCTCACTGGCAGGACGAACCTCTACCCGCAGATCAGGTACTTCGGCTCGGCGGCCTTCGATCCGCACACCGACGGCGGGTTCAGCGAACGGAAGCTCGCCAGGGCTTCGCAGATCCGCCCGCTGCCCGATGGCGTGGACACCCTGCACGGGGCGCTCGCGGAACCGCTCGCCGTCGCCATGCACGCCGTCAGCCGCGCCGGGTCGCTTGCCGGCCGGGACATCCTGGTCAACGGCGCCGGACCGATCGGCTCGCTGGTGATCGCGGCGGCCAAGTACGCCGGGGCGAGGGCCGTCATCGCCACGGACATCAACGACGCATCGCTGCGGATCGCCAAGGCCATGGGAGCCGACGAAGTCCTGAACGTCTCCGGCGGCGGCGCCCTGCCGCAGGACATGGAGCTGGTGTTTGAAGCCACCGGCATCCCCGCTGTGCTGGGCGGCGTCCTCCGGGCCACCGCCCGCGGCGGAACCCTGGTGCAGGTGGGCAACCTGCCCGGTGCCCCGGCGCCCGCCGCGCTGGGTGACCTGGTGACGCGGGAGATCACGTGGATCGGTTCCTACCGGTTCGTGGACGAGATCGGCGACGCGCTCCGCGCCATGGCCGACGGCCTGGACGTCTCCCCGGTCATCACCCACAAGTTCGGCATCGACCAGGCCGAGGAAGCCATGCGCGTCTCGGCTGACCCCTCTGCCGGCAGCAGCAAGGTCATGCTCCGCCTCAGCCCAACTGAGTAG
- a CDS encoding MFS transporter — protein MTESIAPPTTTRRESRTTQDLAKVAVSGWLGTAMEFMDFQLYSLAAAIVFNKIFFPDVSPVIGLIAAMATYGVGYVARLVGAVYFGLMGDRIGRKKVLFITIALMGASTTLIGVLPTYAMIGIWAPILLVALRLIQGFGAGAEIAGATVMLAEYAPARRRGLISSLVCLGTNSGTLAASALWAILVSVLPEDQLLSWGWRVPFLASFVLMIFAVWIRRSLKESPVFEQRADVVDGVALSKAEIAKQESAQQETARPETVRATATTANPAVPDLAGTSTIEAALHQRKGKAFLIALGLRFGQAGNSGLIQTFLIGYLATVLLVDKSVGTTAIVYGSLLGFITIPIMGLLGDRFGRRPLYLVLSTLTALFAIPMMLMVTSGNTTLITIAIVAGLNLGVLSLFAMESVTMAEFFGARTRFTQLALAKEVGGILATAIGPLLAATLTAVTGHWWPLAAMLVGYSLITLVAAVVGPEVRGRDMVRLEDAV, from the coding sequence ATGACCGAGAGCATCGCACCGCCCACTACCACCAGGCGGGAATCCAGGACCACCCAAGACCTCGCCAAGGTTGCGGTGTCCGGCTGGCTGGGAACGGCCATGGAATTCATGGATTTCCAGCTCTACTCCCTGGCCGCGGCCATCGTTTTCAACAAGATCTTCTTCCCCGACGTAAGTCCCGTCATCGGCCTCATCGCCGCCATGGCCACCTACGGCGTCGGGTATGTGGCCCGCCTCGTGGGCGCCGTGTACTTCGGCCTCATGGGTGACAGGATCGGCCGCAAGAAGGTCCTGTTCATCACCATCGCCCTCATGGGCGCATCCACCACCCTCATCGGCGTCCTGCCCACCTACGCCATGATCGGCATCTGGGCCCCGATCCTCCTCGTGGCGCTGCGCTTGATCCAGGGCTTCGGAGCCGGCGCGGAAATCGCCGGCGCCACCGTGATGCTCGCGGAATACGCTCCCGCCCGCCGCCGCGGCCTGATCTCCTCGCTCGTCTGCCTCGGCACCAACTCCGGAACCCTCGCGGCCTCCGCCCTCTGGGCCATCCTGGTCAGCGTGCTCCCCGAAGACCAGCTGCTCAGCTGGGGCTGGCGCGTCCCGTTCCTGGCCAGCTTCGTGCTGATGATCTTCGCCGTCTGGATCCGCCGCTCCCTCAAGGAGAGCCCGGTCTTCGAACAGCGGGCCGACGTCGTGGACGGCGTCGCGCTGTCCAAGGCGGAGATCGCCAAGCAGGAAAGCGCGCAGCAGGAAACAGCACGTCCGGAAACCGTCAGGGCAACCGCCACCACAGCCAACCCCGCGGTTCCCGACCTTGCCGGCACCAGCACCATCGAGGCCGCCCTGCACCAGCGCAAGGGCAAGGCCTTCCTGATCGCCCTCGGCCTCCGCTTCGGCCAGGCCGGCAACTCCGGGCTCATCCAGACCTTCCTCATCGGCTACCTGGCAACCGTCCTGCTGGTGGACAAGTCGGTCGGCACCACGGCGATCGTCTACGGCTCCCTACTGGGGTTCATCACCATCCCCATCATGGGCCTCCTGGGTGACCGTTTCGGCCGCAGGCCGCTGTACCTCGTGCTGAGCACCCTGACGGCGCTGTTCGCCATTCCCATGATGCTCATGGTCACCAGCGGCAACACCACGCTGATCACCATCGCCATCGTCGCCGGCCTCAACCTCGGCGTGCTGAGCCTTTTCGCGATGGAAAGCGTCACCATGGCCGAGTTCTTCGGAGCGCGCACCCGCTTCACCCAGCTGGCCCTGGCCAAGGAGGTCGGCGGCATCCTCGCCACCGCCATCGGCCCGCTGCTGGCCGCCACGCTCACGGCCGTTACCGGACACTGGTGGCCGCTGGCCGCCATGCTGGTTGGCTACTCGCTCATCACCCTCGTCGCCGCCGTCGTCGGGCCCGAGGTCCGCGGCCGCGACATGGTCCGCCTGGAAGACGCGGTATGA
- a CDS encoding GntR family transcriptional regulator produces MANGRPEKGQSPRLSVRDQTLETLRRRIISLQLPPGEPLSENELAQELGVSRTPVRESLILLREEGLVQVFPQIGSFVSLVDLRRVSEAQFVREAIECASLADVVLDASGIAGLREILASQRAAEATGDVEDFFRLDEDFHRELLRLAGHESAWTAVNSAKAHLDRARRLSLIDTRPVSTLIEQHTAVVDALEANNLADADSSLRIHLRGVFEDVKRIQASSPDLFSDGTASRPVRRSIARLS; encoded by the coding sequence ATGGCAAACGGCAGACCCGAAAAAGGACAGTCACCGCGGCTCTCGGTGCGCGATCAGACCCTGGAGACCCTCCGGCGTCGGATTATTTCCCTGCAGCTCCCGCCCGGTGAGCCGCTGTCCGAAAACGAGCTTGCCCAGGAACTCGGCGTCAGCAGGACGCCGGTGCGCGAAAGCCTCATCCTGCTGCGCGAGGAGGGCCTGGTTCAGGTTTTTCCGCAGATCGGATCGTTTGTGTCCCTGGTGGACCTGCGGCGCGTATCCGAGGCGCAGTTCGTCCGCGAGGCCATCGAATGCGCTTCCCTCGCCGACGTGGTGCTGGATGCTTCCGGGATAGCGGGCCTCCGGGAAATCCTCGCGAGCCAGCGTGCCGCCGAGGCCACGGGCGACGTCGAGGACTTCTTCCGGCTGGACGAGGACTTCCACCGTGAGCTCCTCCGGCTCGCGGGCCACGAATCGGCCTGGACGGCCGTCAATTCAGCCAAGGCGCATCTGGACCGTGCCCGGCGTTTGAGCCTGATTGACACGCGCCCCGTATCGACGCTGATTGAGCAGCACACGGCGGTGGTGGACGCGTTGGAAGCCAACAACCTTGCGGACGCGGACAGCTCCCTCCGCATCCACCTTCGCGGCGTGTTCGAGGACGTCAAGCGTATTCAGGCGTCGTCGCCCGACCTGTTTTCGGACGGCACGGCATCCCGCCCTGTCCGCCGGAGCATCGCGCGCCTTTCCTGA
- a CDS encoding YceI family protein: MTLPAGLTPGTWILDAAHSEIGFTVRHAGISKVRGRFTDATAEARVGNSLAESSLRATVKTASFDSGDANRDAHVRGPDFFDVEQFPEMTFRATSIEGDGEDYTVTGDLTIRGITKPVELEVEFTGVAVDPFGATRAGCSAEAEISRKEFGLTWNAALETGGFLVSDKVKIDIDAALVKQE; the protein is encoded by the coding sequence ATGACTCTTCCCGCAGGCTTGACCCCCGGCACTTGGATCCTCGACGCGGCCCACAGCGAGATCGGTTTTACCGTTCGGCATGCCGGGATCAGCAAGGTCCGTGGGCGGTTTACCGACGCTACCGCCGAAGCCCGTGTGGGCAACTCGCTGGCGGAGTCATCGCTTCGCGCCACCGTCAAGACTGCCAGCTTTGACTCGGGGGACGCCAACCGCGACGCCCACGTGCGCGGACCGGACTTCTTCGACGTCGAGCAGTTTCCCGAGATGACGTTCCGCGCCACGAGCATTGAGGGCGATGGCGAGGACTACACGGTGACCGGGGACCTCACCATCCGGGGCATCACCAAGCCCGTGGAACTTGAAGTCGAGTTCACCGGCGTGGCGGTGGACCCGTTCGGTGCCACCCGGGCCGGCTGCTCCGCGGAGGCGGAGATCAGCCGCAAGGAGTTCGGCCTGACGTGGAACGCGGCGCTGGAAACCGGTGGCTTCCTGGTCAGCGACAAAGTAAAGATCGATATCGATGCAGCGCTGGTGAAGCAGGAATAG
- the fdhA gene encoding formaldehyde dehydrogenase, glutathione-independent, with translation MEGNKAVAYKGPGKVEVIDIDYPSFELKDGPGVNPANVGRKVPHGAILKTVATNICGSDQHMVRGRTTAPPDLVLGHEITGEVVEVGPGVEFIKVGDLCSVPFNIACGRCRNCKERKTGVCLNVNPDRPGSAYGYVDMGGWVGGQANYVLVPYADWNLLKFPDKDRAMEKILDLAMLSDIFPTGFHGAVSANVGVGSTVYVAGAGPVGLAAATSAQLLGAAVVIVGDLNSERLAQARSFGCETVDLTKGGPAEQIEQILGVPEVDCGVDAVGFEAKGHGQGAQEAPATVLNSLMDITTAGGALGIPGLYVTGDPGGIDEAAKKGSLSLSLGTGWAKSLSFTTGQCPVMKYNRQLMMAILHDRVHIAKNVNAKPILLNDAPKGYAEFDAGAATKYVLNPNGYLS, from the coding sequence ATGGAAGGGAACAAAGCCGTTGCCTACAAGGGACCCGGCAAGGTGGAAGTCATTGATATTGACTACCCAAGTTTCGAACTCAAGGACGGGCCGGGCGTCAATCCGGCCAATGTGGGGCGCAAGGTTCCCCACGGCGCAATTCTGAAGACGGTGGCCACCAACATCTGCGGCTCAGACCAGCACATGGTGCGCGGCCGGACTACCGCTCCGCCGGACCTGGTCCTGGGCCACGAGATCACCGGCGAGGTGGTGGAGGTGGGACCGGGCGTCGAATTCATCAAGGTGGGCGATCTCTGCTCGGTGCCGTTCAATATCGCCTGCGGACGCTGCCGGAACTGCAAGGAACGCAAAACCGGTGTCTGCCTCAACGTGAACCCTGACCGGCCGGGTAGCGCGTACGGGTACGTGGACATGGGCGGCTGGGTGGGCGGCCAGGCCAACTATGTGCTGGTGCCGTACGCCGACTGGAACCTGCTGAAGTTCCCGGACAAGGACCGGGCCATGGAGAAGATCCTGGACCTGGCCATGCTGTCCGACATCTTCCCCACGGGCTTCCACGGGGCAGTCAGCGCCAACGTGGGCGTGGGCTCCACGGTGTACGTCGCGGGGGCGGGGCCTGTTGGACTCGCAGCGGCGACCAGCGCGCAGCTGCTGGGTGCCGCCGTCGTGATTGTGGGCGACCTGAACAGCGAACGGCTGGCACAGGCCCGGAGTTTCGGATGCGAAACAGTGGACCTGACCAAGGGCGGCCCGGCGGAACAGATCGAGCAGATCCTGGGGGTTCCCGAGGTGGATTGCGGCGTGGACGCGGTGGGCTTCGAGGCGAAGGGCCACGGTCAGGGCGCGCAGGAAGCCCCGGCCACCGTGCTGAATTCGCTGATGGACATCACTACTGCCGGCGGCGCACTGGGCATTCCGGGCCTCTACGTGACAGGTGATCCGGGCGGCATTGACGAGGCCGCGAAGAAGGGATCGCTGAGCCTGAGCCTCGGCACGGGCTGGGCAAAGTCGCTCAGCTTCACAACCGGCCAGTGTCCGGTGATGAAATACAACAGGCAGCTGATGATGGCCATCCTGCACGACCGCGTGCACATCGCCAAGAACGTCAACGCCAAGCCGATCCTCCTGAACGACGCTCCGAAGGGCTATGCCGAGTTCGACGCCGGTGCGGCCACCAAGTATGTCCTGAACCCCAACGGCTACCTGAGCTAA
- a CDS encoding DUF1540 domain-containing protein, whose protein sequence is MSTHVADCSVTNCSFNDHTHCNAEAITVGGTTDHASCATFIDTGSHGGLPKVLANVGACQRAECVHNDHLMCNAPEVHVGPGADNADCLTYAHT, encoded by the coding sequence ATGAGCACGCACGTCGCAGACTGCAGCGTCACCAACTGCTCCTTCAATGACCACACCCATTGCAACGCCGAGGCCATCACGGTTGGCGGCACCACTGACCACGCGTCCTGCGCCACTTTCATTGATACGGGCAGCCACGGCGGCCTGCCGAAGGTTCTGGCCAACGTCGGGGCGTGCCAGCGAGCCGAGTGCGTCCACAACGACCACCTGATGTGCAACGCCCCGGAAGTCCATGTGGGCCCGGGTGCTGACAACGCCGACTGCCTCACCTACGCACACACGTAA